A part of Microbulbifer salipaludis genomic DNA contains:
- a CDS encoding 5-(carboxyamino)imidazole ribonucleotide synthase, whose product MTVRRVGIVGCGQLAQMMAQEARPLGIEFSFLAEGGENTTCVEGLGTIVDAGDGADVEALYKAMGSPEVITAEREGVDVGLLRALEKFCPVYPRPDAFEKTQHRVREKTAITDAGLPVAPFRPANNYAEICEAVKALGYPSFIKSCENGYDGKNQWRVNSDEDLAAIANDVPESEYVVEKGIHFSREVSLIGARTADGKVVTYPLAENDHYNGTLLVSTAPAPHVDEKLQTTAEEYLSTLMNAWDYVGVLAMECFVTDDGLLINELAPRVHNSGHWTLAGAKTSQFANHVRAILGMELGATDAARPAVMINMLGVDKKPALQNEGVWSYGKALRPGRKMGHVILLDDTQDALATRIDSMLEELYGPSKRPA is encoded by the coding sequence ATGACCGTCAGACGCGTAGGTATTGTCGGCTGTGGCCAGCTGGCCCAGATGATGGCCCAGGAGGCTCGTCCGCTGGGTATCGAGTTCAGTTTCCTCGCCGAGGGTGGGGAAAATACCACCTGCGTGGAAGGGCTCGGCACGATCGTGGATGCCGGTGATGGCGCCGACGTCGAGGCGCTATACAAGGCCATGGGCAGCCCCGAAGTCATTACCGCCGAGCGCGAGGGCGTGGATGTCGGCCTGCTGCGCGCGCTGGAAAAATTCTGCCCAGTCTACCCGCGCCCGGATGCCTTCGAAAAAACCCAGCACCGGGTGCGCGAGAAAACTGCGATCACCGATGCGGGCCTGCCAGTGGCCCCCTTCCGCCCGGCCAACAATTACGCCGAAATTTGCGAGGCCGTGAAGGCCCTGGGTTACCCGTCATTTATCAAAAGCTGTGAAAACGGCTACGACGGCAAGAACCAGTGGCGGGTGAACAGCGACGAGGATCTCGCGGCCATCGCCAACGACGTGCCCGAGTCCGAGTATGTGGTGGAAAAGGGCATCCACTTTTCCCGCGAAGTCTCCCTGATCGGTGCGCGCACCGCTGACGGCAAGGTAGTCACCTATCCGTTGGCGGAAAACGACCACTACAACGGCACCCTGCTGGTTTCCACGGCACCGGCTCCCCATGTGGACGAAAAGCTGCAGACCACCGCCGAAGAATACCTGTCCACCCTGATGAACGCCTGGGATTACGTAGGCGTGCTGGCGATGGAGTGCTTCGTCACCGACGACGGTCTGCTGATCAACGAGCTGGCGCCGCGGGTGCACAACAGCGGCCACTGGACTTTGGCCGGCGCCAAAACCAGCCAGTTCGCCAACCATGTGCGCGCGATACTGGGTATGGAGCTGGGCGCCACCGATGCGGCGCGTCCGGCAGTGATGATCAATATGCTGGGTGTAGACAAAAAGCCTGCGCTGCAGAATGAAGGTGTCTGGTCTTACGGCAAGGCGCTGCGCCCGGGCCGCAAGATGGGCCATGTAATCCTGCTGGACGATACGCAGGATGCCCTGGCTACCCGCATCGACAGCATGCTGGAAGAACTGTACGGCCCCAGCAAGCGCCCCGCCTGA
- the hemF gene encoding oxygen-dependent coproporphyrinogen oxidase: MSTIDIQTVKDYLLGLQDRICADLVAVDGTEFFEDAWQREAGGGGRTRVMENGNVIEKGGVNFSHVYGDKLPPSATAARPELAGRSFEAMGVSLVIHPRNPYAPTSHANVRLFVAQKEGAEPVWWFGGGYDLTPYYGFEEDVVHWHQTAKDACAPFGDDIYPRFKKWCDEYFYLKHRDEARGVGGLFFDDFNEGGFDNAFGLLRAVGDSYTDAYLPILKKRKDTEYGERERDFQLYRRGRYVEFNLVFDRGTLFGLQSGGRTESILMSLPPEVRWRYNWQPEAGSAEEKLYTDFLPHREWV, encoded by the coding sequence ATGAGTACGATTGATATCCAGACCGTGAAAGACTATCTGCTGGGTCTGCAGGATCGCATTTGCGCCGACCTGGTGGCGGTGGACGGTACAGAGTTTTTTGAAGACGCCTGGCAGCGCGAGGCGGGCGGCGGTGGCCGTACCCGTGTGATGGAAAACGGCAATGTGATTGAAAAGGGCGGGGTCAATTTTTCCCACGTGTATGGCGACAAACTGCCGCCGTCTGCCACCGCGGCGCGCCCGGAGCTCGCCGGCCGTTCGTTTGAGGCGATGGGTGTGAGCCTGGTAATCCACCCGCGCAATCCTTACGCGCCCACCAGTCACGCCAACGTACGATTGTTTGTGGCGCAGAAAGAGGGCGCCGAGCCGGTGTGGTGGTTTGGTGGTGGCTATGACCTCACCCCTTATTACGGCTTTGAGGAAGACGTGGTGCACTGGCACCAGACCGCCAAAGACGCCTGTGCGCCCTTCGGCGACGACATTTATCCGCGCTTCAAAAAGTGGTGTGATGAATATTTCTATCTGAAACATCGGGACGAGGCGCGCGGCGTGGGCGGACTTTTCTTCGATGATTTCAATGAAGGTGGTTTCGATAACGCCTTTGGCCTGTTGCGGGCGGTGGGTGATTCCTATACCGACGCCTATTTGCCGATCCTGAAGAAGCGCAAGGACACCGAATACGGTGAGCGCGAGCGGGATTTTCAGCTGTACCGCCGCGGCCGTTACGTGGAATTCAATCTGGTGTTTGACCGCGGCACCCTGTTCGGCCTGCAAAGCGGTGGCCGCACCGAATCCATCCTGATGTCACTGCCACCGGAAGTGCGCTGGCGCTACAACTGGCAGCCGGAAGCGGGCAGCGCGGAAGAAAAACTCTACACGGACTTTTTGCCGCACCGGGAGTGGGTCTAA
- a CDS encoding L-threonylcarbamoyladenylate synthase has translation MSEKAKPVAVGDQTSLHSLPPSVGFSLASAARILAAGGVIAHPTESVWGLACDPNNRDAVARLLRLKNRPMEKGLILVSGNAGHFSGLLHNLSGDQRARIDATWPGPVTWLVPHFDQVPPWISGIHHSVALRHTNHPFTAALSRAFGGPIVSTSANPGGCQPARHKFQVLRYFGNALDFVGGGSTGGRASPSEIRDAASGRVLRAG, from the coding sequence TTGTCAGAGAAAGCCAAACCCGTCGCCGTGGGCGACCAGACCTCCTTGCATTCCCTTCCGCCCAGTGTCGGTTTCAGCCTGGCCAGCGCCGCGCGCATACTCGCCGCCGGCGGTGTGATCGCCCATCCCACCGAATCCGTGTGGGGGCTCGCCTGCGACCCGAATAACCGGGACGCGGTGGCACGCCTGTTGCGGCTCAAGAACCGTCCCATGGAGAAGGGCTTGATCCTCGTGTCCGGCAATGCCGGGCACTTCTCCGGCCTGCTGCACAACCTTTCCGGCGACCAGCGCGCGCGCATTGACGCCACCTGGCCGGGGCCGGTGACCTGGCTGGTACCGCACTTTGATCAGGTCCCGCCGTGGATTAGCGGTATTCACCATAGTGTGGCGCTGCGCCACACTAATCACCCGTTTACCGCGGCATTGTCGCGGGCCTTTGGTGGCCCCATCGTGTCCACCTCCGCCAACCCCGGCGGCTGCCAGCCCGCACGGCACAAGTTTCAGGTGCTGCGCTATTTTGGCAATGCGCTGGATTTCGTCGGTGGCGGCAGCACTGGTGGGCGCGCCTCCCCCAGTGAAATCCGCGATGCCGCCAGTGGCCGGGTACTGCGTGCGGGCTAA
- a CDS encoding Zn-dependent hydrolase, whose translation MMDTSELRVNGQRLWNTLMEMAQIGATDKGGCNRQALTDLDKQGRDLFVQWCEDAGCTVTVDEMGNVFAQRPGRNPDLPPVLTGSHLDTQPTGGKFDGVFGVLAGLEVVRSLNDAGIETEAPLEVAVWTNEEGARFSPAMIGSGVWSGEFNLDYAYARTDKEGKTFGEELARIGYKGELPAKPRPLAAAFEVHIEQGPILEAEEKTIGVLSGVQGMYWYDLTLIGQPCHAGPSPMETRRDPFMGLHRILDELYKLAEEHAPWARATFGDIRVEPGSRNTVPEKLVLAVDLRHPDQNILDSMDQRFREIAARVADDIGLEHQIRDEWRSPAVKFDDQCVEAVRSSVAGLGYSNKEMVSGAGHDSVYISRVAPTSMIFVPCEKGLSHNEAENAEPKDLEAGANVLLHAMLKMANPG comes from the coding sequence ATGATGGACACCAGCGAGCTGCGCGTGAATGGCCAGCGCCTGTGGAACACCCTGATGGAAATGGCGCAGATTGGCGCCACTGACAAAGGCGGCTGCAACCGCCAGGCGCTGACGGATCTCGACAAGCAGGGCCGCGACCTGTTCGTACAGTGGTGCGAAGACGCCGGCTGCACCGTAACCGTTGACGAGATGGGCAACGTTTTTGCCCAGCGCCCGGGCCGCAACCCCGATCTGCCCCCGGTGCTCACCGGCTCCCACCTCGACACGCAGCCCACCGGCGGCAAGTTCGATGGGGTTTTCGGCGTACTCGCCGGCCTCGAAGTGGTGCGCAGTCTGAACGACGCTGGAATCGAAACCGAAGCGCCGCTGGAAGTGGCCGTGTGGACCAACGAAGAAGGCGCCCGCTTCTCCCCCGCCATGATCGGCTCCGGCGTCTGGAGCGGCGAGTTCAACCTCGACTACGCCTACGCCCGCACCGACAAAGAAGGCAAAACTTTCGGCGAAGAACTCGCGCGCATCGGCTACAAAGGCGAGCTCCCCGCCAAGCCGCGCCCACTCGCCGCCGCGTTTGAAGTACACATCGAGCAGGGCCCCATCCTGGAGGCCGAAGAAAAAACCATCGGCGTACTGAGCGGCGTACAGGGCATGTACTGGTACGACCTCACCCTCATCGGCCAACCCTGCCATGCCGGCCCCAGCCCCATGGAAACCCGCCGCGATCCGTTTATGGGCCTGCACCGCATCCTCGACGAACTGTACAAACTCGCCGAAGAGCACGCCCCCTGGGCCCGCGCCACCTTCGGCGACATCCGCGTCGAGCCGGGCAGCCGCAACACCGTGCCCGAAAAACTCGTCCTCGCCGTCGACCTGCGCCACCCGGACCAAAACATCCTCGACAGCATGGATCAGCGCTTCCGCGAAATCGCCGCCCGCGTGGCCGACGACATCGGCCTCGAGCACCAGATCCGCGACGAATGGCGCTCTCCCGCGGTCAAGTTTGATGACCAGTGCGTGGAAGCCGTGCGCAGTTCAGTGGCCGGGCTGGGTTACAGCAACAAGGAAATGGTCTCCGGCGCCGGGCACGACTCCGTGTACATCTCCCGCGTTGCGCCCACTAGCATGATCTTTGTGCCCTGTGAAAAAGGGTTGAGCCACAATGAAGCGGAAAATGCGGAACCGAAGGACCTGGAAGCGGGGGCGAATGTGCTGCTGCACGCGATGCTGAAGATGGCAAACCCCGGCTAA
- the purE gene encoding 5-(carboxyamino)imidazole ribonucleotide mutase, whose amino-acid sequence MKQLPFEKVTIVMGSQSDWPTMEMATKPLTDLGVPYATAVVSAHRTPQRMVEFATTAHERGTQVIIAGAGGSAHLPGMIAAMTPLPVIGVPVASKFMTGMDSLLSIVQMPKGVAVATQAVGASGAFNAGLMAAQMLSLTDPELQKRLIAWREQQSAGVPFEVE is encoded by the coding sequence GTGAAACAGCTTCCCTTCGAGAAAGTCACCATCGTCATGGGCTCCCAGTCCGACTGGCCAACCATGGAAATGGCGACCAAGCCGCTGACCGACCTGGGCGTGCCTTATGCCACCGCCGTGGTCTCTGCCCACCGCACCCCGCAGCGCATGGTGGAATTTGCCACCACGGCGCACGAGCGTGGCACCCAGGTGATTATTGCCGGTGCCGGCGGTTCCGCGCATTTGCCGGGCATGATCGCGGCCATGACCCCGCTACCGGTGATCGGTGTGCCGGTGGCCAGCAAATTCATGACCGGCATGGACAGCCTGCTGTCCATCGTGCAGATGCCGAAGGGCGTGGCGGTGGCCACCCAGGCAGTGGGCGCTTCCGGCGCATTCAATGCGGGCCTGATGGCGGCGCAGATGCTGTCCCTGACCGACCCGGAGCTGCAAAAGCGCCTGATCGCCTGGCGCGAGCAGCAGAGCGCCGGTGTGCCATTCGAAGTGGAATGA
- a CDS encoding dimethylarginine dimethylaminohydrolase family protein, with the protein MTEFTYKHRNDNGNTAPLKNWGIDSEYGVLTDLLVGPIDNYTWQMGNAASRRSVRLGRQFDAAVAKRQHQEMLDAYKHAGVTTHLLPADANLPYQLYARDSSVMTPWGPIVTQMYSPWRRGEWVDVVKTYQKLDIPIYDIITAGSLEGGDFMVLEPGVILCGYSGERTSPQGFNQMKSWIEKEGWEVKGYEFDPYFLHIDVLVAALAEKLVAVCVDAVEPELVQWFKSRNFDIIDISYPQVMELGVNVVALGNDRVMLPSDNTELKEKCRAHGLDVIDPDISMITAGGGGVHCMCQPLARKPA; encoded by the coding sequence ATGACCGAATTTACTTACAAACACCGCAACGACAACGGCAACACAGCGCCGCTGAAAAACTGGGGCATCGATTCCGAGTACGGCGTGCTCACCGACCTGCTCGTCGGCCCCATCGACAACTACACCTGGCAGATGGGCAACGCCGCCAGCCGCCGCTCCGTGCGCCTCGGCCGTCAGTTCGACGCCGCCGTCGCCAAACGCCAGCACCAGGAAATGCTCGACGCCTACAAACATGCCGGCGTCACCACGCACCTGCTGCCCGCCGACGCCAACCTCCCCTACCAGCTCTACGCGCGCGACAGCAGTGTCATGACCCCCTGGGGACCCATCGTCACCCAGATGTACTCCCCCTGGCGCCGCGGCGAATGGGTCGATGTGGTCAAGACCTACCAGAAACTCGACATCCCCATTTACGACATCATCACCGCCGGCAGCCTGGAAGGCGGCGACTTCATGGTGCTCGAACCCGGTGTCATCCTGTGCGGCTACAGCGGCGAGCGCACCTCACCCCAGGGCTTCAACCAGATGAAAAGCTGGATCGAAAAAGAAGGCTGGGAAGTGAAAGGCTACGAGTTCGACCCCTACTTCCTGCACATCGACGTACTCGTCGCCGCGCTGGCGGAAAAGCTCGTCGCCGTGTGTGTCGACGCCGTAGAGCCGGAACTGGTGCAGTGGTTCAAGTCCCGCAACTTCGACATCATCGACATCTCCTACCCGCAGGTGATGGAGCTGGGCGTCAACGTTGTCGCACTGGGTAACGACCGCGTCATGCTGCCGTCCGACAACACCGAACTGAAGGAAAAGTGCCGCGCCCACGGCCTCGACGTGATCGACCCGGACATCTCCATGATCACTGCCGGCGGCGGCGGTGTGCACTGCATGTGCCAGCCGCTGGCAAGAAAGCCTGCGTAA
- the aroE gene encoding shikimate dehydrogenase gives MDKYAVIGNPIKQSLSPVIHTAFARETDQKLEYGKLFAEADGFKATADAFFSAGAKGLNVTAPFKLDAFEYADELTERARLAGAVNTLARQPDGTLLGDNTDGPGLVSDIRDHLGWVIEGKKVLVLGAGGATRGTLLPLLKQNPAQLHIANRTASKAERLAEDFAAYGALSASGLDTIPAGFDLIINASAAGLSGERPQIDSSVIGPDCCAYDMVYGAEPTAFMRWAEPLGARTADGLGMLVGQAAEAFALWRGVRPSVEPVLAMLRETLHAKSRAHER, from the coding sequence ATGGACAAATACGCGGTAATTGGCAATCCCATCAAACAATCCCTGTCTCCGGTGATTCACACCGCGTTTGCCAGGGAGACTGATCAAAAGCTGGAATACGGCAAGCTGTTTGCGGAAGCTGATGGGTTCAAGGCGACAGCGGATGCATTTTTTTCTGCCGGCGCCAAGGGGCTGAATGTCACCGCGCCGTTCAAGCTGGATGCGTTTGAATACGCCGATGAACTCACCGAGCGCGCGCGGTTGGCCGGTGCGGTGAATACTCTGGCGCGACAGCCCGACGGCACTTTGCTGGGCGACAATACTGACGGCCCGGGGCTGGTATCGGATATCCGCGACCACCTGGGCTGGGTCATCGAAGGCAAAAAGGTACTGGTGCTGGGCGCCGGCGGCGCCACGCGCGGTACCCTGCTGCCACTGCTAAAGCAAAACCCGGCGCAGCTGCATATCGCCAATCGTACCGCGTCCAAGGCCGAACGGCTGGCCGAGGACTTTGCGGCCTACGGCGCACTGAGCGCCAGTGGCCTCGACACCATTCCCGCGGGCTTTGATCTGATTATCAATGCCAGTGCCGCCGGCCTGTCCGGCGAGCGGCCGCAGATCGACTCGTCAGTAATTGGCCCGGATTGCTGCGCCTACGACATGGTGTACGGCGCCGAGCCCACCGCTTTTATGCGCTGGGCGGAGCCACTGGGTGCACGCACCGCGGATGGCCTGGGCATGCTGGTGGGGCAGGCGGCCGAAGCGTTTGCCCTGTGGCGCGGCGTGCGGCCGTCGGTGGAACCGGTACTGGCGATGCTGCGGGAGACACTGCACGCAAAGAGCCGGGCACACGAGCGCTGA
- a CDS encoding c-type cytochrome codes for MKRKLSIALLMAAMSLGATASEQDTRDLIALGALTFADNCRKCHQLDGYGEEALYPSLHDPKLLANKSLLIDTLLHGRSAPRRNGGEEDLMPPLEFLTDREIAAIIAFISNTWGDGVLLVSEEEIKAAR; via the coding sequence ATGAAACGGAAACTATCGATCGCTCTGCTGATGGCGGCGATGTCTCTGGGCGCAACTGCGTCTGAGCAGGACACGCGGGATTTGATCGCGCTGGGCGCACTGACCTTTGCGGATAATTGCAGAAAGTGTCACCAGCTGGACGGTTACGGTGAGGAGGCGCTCTACCCATCGTTGCACGATCCCAAGCTGCTGGCGAACAAGTCGCTGTTGATCGACACGCTGCTGCATGGGCGCTCGGCACCGCGTCGCAATGGTGGTGAAGAAGATCTGATGCCGCCGCTGGAATTTCTGACCGATCGCGAGATTGCAGCGATTATTGCGTTTATTTCCAATACCTGGGGTGACGGGGTGTTGCTGGTGAGCGAAGAAGAGATTAAAGCGGCGCGCTGA